A window of Flavobacterium flavigenum contains these coding sequences:
- a CDS encoding Cof-type HAD-IIB family hydrolase, with translation MTKLKNIKVVVSDLDGTLLNPQHRISDYTKSIFQELHNQNYLIVIATGRHHLDAMAIIETLEVPVYLVSSNGARIHSPEKEELFSFNLDSEVVKAALNVEIDPEITVVLFKENFWQTNKINERLNAFQAELKYRPELVDYKTLEDFGAIKIFFSCDNHEKLVKLKDAVLANSSEHLHHAFSLPTCLEFMDKAVDKAVAIEMVLEKEGFTLSEAVSFGDGFNDVQMLSASGKGLIMGNAPALLKETLPDLEVIKTNAEDGVAKYIASGILNKELVEG, from the coding sequence ATGACTAAGCTTAAAAACATAAAAGTTGTAGTAAGTGATCTTGACGGAACTTTACTCAACCCTCAACACAGAATTTCAGATTACACTAAATCCATTTTTCAGGAACTTCACAATCAAAATTATCTTATTGTTATTGCTACTGGCCGCCATCATCTTGATGCAATGGCTATAATTGAAACACTTGAAGTACCGGTTTATTTAGTGAGTTCAAACGGAGCCCGAATTCATTCGCCTGAAAAAGAAGAATTGTTTTCGTTCAATTTAGACAGCGAGGTTGTAAAAGCTGCCTTAAATGTTGAAATAGATCCTGAAATCACCGTGGTTTTATTTAAAGAAAATTTTTGGCAGACCAATAAAATAAATGAAAGATTAAATGCTTTTCAGGCCGAATTAAAGTATCGCCCTGAATTGGTTGATTATAAAACCCTGGAAGATTTTGGTGCCATCAAAATTTTCTTCTCATGTGATAATCATGAAAAATTAGTAAAACTGAAAGATGCTGTTTTGGCTAATTCTTCAGAACATCTGCATCACGCTTTCAGTTTACCGACTTGTCTGGAGTTCATGGATAAAGCTGTAGATAAAGCCGTTGCAATCGAAATGGTTCTTGAAAAAGAAGGCTTTACATTGTCTGAAGCCGTTTCATTTGGTGATGGCTTCAACGATGTTCAGATGTTATCCGCATCAGGAAAAGGTTTGATTATGGGAAATGCCCCTGCTCTGTTGAAAGAAACCCTGCCGGATTTAGAAGTTATAAAAACCAATGCAGAAGATGGTGTAGCAAAGTACATCGCTTCCGGAATTTTGAATAAAGAGCTTGTAGAAGGTTAA
- a CDS encoding hybrid sensor histidine kinase/response regulator transcription factor: MKNLLPVKLLIALLSVIFFSKTSAQVKCKIENYATEDGLSHDVIRDIIKDKEGFMWFATWNGINRFDGKNFVTYKAIAGDNSNLSNNRIDIIKEDAFGYIWLRVYDNQIYRFDKRTETFLSIAAILGTTKIEFDNIITDNKGNVWLTTIGNGVFLAQKKANKQIQITHFEQNSKNNSYLSSNNLNFIFKDTDHSVWIGSEKGLDNISNSKQGYKSNTILKNNNVKCCLIKDNSAWFGTDEGDLIHYNKIQKKHKKTTIAKTAINAIIKSKNENLLIITTDDGELITFNTVTLKIESNLKVSDSPLHRIYQDKKGLLWIEPDKHGVFMVKPKESKTAFFSQQKDASFLNLKNSFEIFEDNFDRVWVKLKGGGFGYYNEKTNRLDYFFNNPEDENQKFSNIVTTLYFDPVGILWMSTTDRGINKIIFQKNNFQQQLLIPNSKIKTENEIRVVFSDKNNRLWLSSKAGKLKIYKGNQELINPFTNYRTDQIGLVYCIREDSKGNIWLGTKGNGLFKAIPVNAQNSQYKLKQFKADKNNSASISSNEIYSVLEDKKGRIWIGTYDNGINLLEEKNGEYNFIHHFKNYPAIESNKVRYLTDGYKGQIWVATTNGLVTFNPGDYNPAKIKFHRYEKTPSDKFSLGSNDVLFIFKDSAKKMWISTAGGGLSQVIEKRNGLKFKNFTKDDGLPSDFILSMAEDDQKNLWLATENGISKFNLQDHIFKNYDSYDGLVKTGFSESAGIKLLNGNLVFGNRNGYLTFNPKKIENQKTNTKMVFTGFEINNKNSNVKSAEYPLESDINYTNNIQLNYTENTISIYYTVLDYVSNNKQLYAYRLKGLDDTWHEVKNQKKATFTNLPPGDYTFEVKCLNRELYTATPHKNLTFTIAPPFWRTNFAYFLYVILILLLLETGRRIAFSMIRLRNKIIVEQKMTELKLSFFTNISHELRTPLTLIVNPINEIAKSKNLTPLESEYIETVRKNTNRLVRFVNQLLDFRKVQSGKEELNIEPVEMVSFVNEINTLFSQAAYEKNIKIKTECNSETLIVNLDKEKMDIIIYNLLSNAIKFSPSNSIITVEVKLENNTVLKINVSDQGSGVDESKLKDIFKLYYETDSGKNKNVGTGIGLALCKEYVQLHQGSIYAFNNEKGGLTVSVVIDLKQGIFQNNSYNKNLSKHKLVEHSIDNKKISQNQVLQDNSDATLPVILIVEDNYELRSFLKNQLQHFYQILEAENGKEGLVIASNKLPDLILSDVMMPEMDGIELLDALKNKMETSHIPVILLTAKSSVQSKIEGLHYGADYYITKPFDTDFLIASIQNLIKSRKKIFEQLQSNLKTIELQPGEIIITTKDEQFLKDIIAIVEDGMTNPKFNIDVIANTLNMSRVTFNRKFKSLTNITPVEFVSEMRLKRARQYLDAGETDIANVAYKAGFNGAGYFSTCFKEYYKISPSDYLKQKQ, from the coding sequence ATGAAGAACCTTTTACCGGTTAAACTTTTAATTGCACTTTTATCTGTTATTTTCTTCAGCAAAACATCTGCACAAGTAAAATGTAAAATAGAAAATTATGCCACAGAGGACGGGCTTTCTCATGATGTCATCAGAGATATTATAAAAGACAAGGAAGGTTTTATGTGGTTTGCTACGTGGAATGGCATCAACAGGTTTGACGGAAAAAATTTCGTAACCTATAAAGCTATTGCTGGGGACAATAGCAACCTGAGTAATAACAGAATCGATATTATAAAAGAAGATGCTTTTGGATATATCTGGCTCAGAGTATATGATAATCAGATTTACAGATTTGATAAACGAACTGAAACATTTCTTTCTATTGCAGCTATTTTAGGAACCACCAAAATTGAATTTGACAATATTATTACTGACAATAAAGGCAATGTCTGGCTGACAACTATTGGCAACGGTGTTTTTTTAGCACAAAAAAAAGCGAATAAGCAAATTCAGATTACTCATTTCGAACAAAATTCAAAAAACAATTCTTATTTATCTTCCAACAATCTAAATTTTATTTTTAAAGACACTGATCATTCTGTCTGGATAGGTTCTGAAAAAGGGTTAGACAATATCTCAAATTCTAAACAAGGATATAAAAGCAATACTATCTTAAAAAACAATAATGTAAAATGCTGTTTGATAAAAGACAATAGTGCCTGGTTTGGAACTGACGAAGGTGATTTAATTCATTATAATAAAATTCAAAAGAAGCATAAAAAAACAACGATTGCAAAAACAGCTATCAACGCTATAATAAAGTCCAAAAACGAGAACTTATTAATAATTACTACTGATGATGGAGAATTGATTACATTTAATACAGTAACATTAAAGATCGAATCTAATCTCAAAGTTTCTGACTCACCGCTGCATCGAATTTATCAGGATAAAAAAGGCTTGTTATGGATTGAACCAGACAAACACGGTGTTTTTATGGTAAAGCCGAAAGAAAGTAAAACTGCTTTTTTTTCTCAGCAGAAAGATGCTTCTTTTTTAAATCTAAAAAATAGTTTTGAGATTTTTGAGGACAATTTCGACAGAGTCTGGGTAAAATTAAAAGGTGGCGGTTTCGGATATTATAACGAAAAAACCAATCGCCTGGATTACTTTTTTAACAATCCTGAAGATGAAAATCAAAAGTTTTCAAATATCGTCACTACTCTGTATTTTGATCCAGTCGGAATTCTCTGGATGAGCACCACCGACAGAGGAATTAATAAAATCATTTTTCAGAAAAATAATTTTCAGCAACAGCTTTTAATACCCAACAGTAAAATCAAAACGGAAAATGAAATCAGAGTCGTCTTTAGCGATAAAAATAACCGGTTATGGCTGTCATCAAAAGCAGGGAAATTAAAAATCTATAAAGGAAACCAAGAATTAATAAACCCGTTTACCAATTACAGAACAGATCAAATTGGTCTTGTATATTGCATCAGAGAAGATTCCAAAGGAAATATATGGCTAGGGACAAAAGGAAATGGCTTATTTAAGGCCATTCCCGTCAATGCGCAAAATTCTCAGTACAAATTAAAGCAGTTTAAAGCTGACAAAAATAATTCCGCAAGTATTAGCAGTAATGAAATCTATTCTGTTTTAGAAGACAAAAAAGGACGAATCTGGATAGGGACGTATGATAACGGAATCAATTTACTGGAAGAAAAAAATGGTGAATATAATTTTATACATCACTTTAAAAACTACCCCGCTATTGAATCCAATAAAGTCAGGTATTTAACTGATGGTTATAAAGGTCAGATCTGGGTTGCCACAACAAATGGATTAGTGACATTTAATCCTGGGGATTACAATCCTGCAAAAATAAAATTCCACAGATATGAAAAAACTCCTTCAGACAAATTCAGTCTTGGCAGTAATGATGTATTGTTTATCTTCAAAGATTCGGCTAAGAAAATGTGGATTTCAACGGCTGGCGGCGGACTCAGTCAGGTTATTGAAAAAAGGAATGGTTTAAAATTTAAAAACTTTACAAAAGACGATGGCTTACCAAGTGATTTTATTCTGAGCATGGCAGAAGATGATCAGAAAAACCTATGGCTTGCAACGGAAAACGGCATTTCTAAATTCAATTTACAAGATCATATTTTTAAAAATTATGATTCTTATGATGGTTTAGTTAAAACTGGTTTTTCTGAATCTGCCGGAATAAAATTACTGAATGGCAACTTAGTTTTCGGTAACAGAAATGGTTATTTGACTTTCAATCCAAAAAAAATAGAAAACCAAAAAACCAATACAAAAATGGTTTTTACGGGCTTTGAAATCAACAATAAAAACTCAAATGTAAAATCGGCAGAATATCCTTTAGAAAGTGATATTAATTACACCAACAATATTCAGTTAAACTATACCGAAAACACTATTAGCATCTATTACACTGTATTAGATTACGTATCAAATAATAAACAATTGTATGCTTACCGGTTAAAAGGCCTTGATGATACATGGCATGAGGTCAAAAACCAAAAAAAAGCAACCTTTACCAATTTGCCGCCTGGAGATTATACGTTTGAAGTAAAATGCTTAAATAGAGAATTGTACACTGCTACTCCACACAAGAACTTAACTTTTACGATTGCCCCTCCCTTTTGGAGAACCAATTTTGCTTATTTTTTATATGTAATCCTTATTCTGTTATTGCTCGAAACCGGCAGAAGGATAGCTTTTTCAATGATTCGTCTGCGAAACAAAATTATTGTAGAACAAAAAATGACAGAGCTAAAACTGAGTTTCTTCACAAATATTTCTCACGAATTAAGAACTCCTCTCACCTTAATTGTTAACCCTATAAATGAAATCGCTAAAAGCAAAAATTTAACTCCTTTAGAAAGTGAATATATAGAGACCGTACGAAAAAACACAAACAGACTTGTACGATTTGTGAATCAGCTGCTGGATTTTAGAAAAGTACAAAGCGGCAAAGAAGAACTTAATATTGAACCTGTTGAAATGGTCTCTTTTGTAAACGAAATAAATACTTTATTTTCTCAGGCAGCATATGAAAAAAATATAAAAATTAAGACAGAATGCAATTCTGAAACCCTTATTGTAAATCTGGATAAAGAAAAAATGGATATCATTATTTATAATTTGTTGTCTAATGCAATTAAATTTTCTCCCAGCAACAGCATTATTACAGTTGAAGTGAAATTAGAAAATAATACTGTTTTAAAAATCAATGTTTCAGATCAGGGCTCCGGTGTTGATGAAAGCAAGCTGAAGGATATTTTTAAACTATATTACGAAACAGATTCCGGCAAAAATAAAAACGTAGGAACTGGCATTGGTCTTGCTCTTTGTAAAGAATATGTGCAATTGCATCAGGGTAGCATTTATGCCTTCAATAATGAAAAGGGAGGCCTAACCGTTTCTGTAGTAATTGATTTAAAACAGGGAATTTTCCAAAACAACAGCTATAATAAAAACTTATCCAAACATAAATTAGTGGAACATTCAATTGACAATAAAAAAATCAGTCAAAATCAGGTTTTACAGGATAATTCAGATGCAACTTTACCTGTAATTCTTATTGTAGAAGATAATTATGAATTAAGGTCATTTTTAAAAAATCAACTGCAGCATTTTTATCAAATACTGGAAGCTGAAAATGGAAAAGAAGGTTTGGTAATTGCTTCAAACAAGCTTCCGGATTTAATTTTAAGTGATGTAATGATGCCTGAAATGGATGGGATTGAATTGCTCGATGCGTTAAAAAATAAAATGGAGACCAGTCACATTCCGGTCATTTTATTAACTGCAAAATCATCTGTTCAAAGTAAAATAGAAGGTTTGCACTATGGAGCAGATTATTACATTACGAAACCTTTTGATACTGATTTTTTGATTGCTTCCATTCAAAATTTAATTAAATCGAGAAAGAAAATTTTCGAACAATTACAATCGAATTTGAAAACAATCGAATTACAACCCGGGGAAATTATCATTACAACCAAAGACGAGCAATTCTTAAAAGATATTATTGCTATTGTCGAAGATGGTATGACCAATCCAAAATTCAATATTGATGTAATTGCAAATACATTGAATATGTCAAGAGTAACATTCAACAGAAAATTTAAAAGCCTTACCAATATAACTCCTGTAGAATTTGTCAGTGAAATGCGTCTGAAAAGAGCCAGACAATATCTTGATGCAGGAGAAACTGATATCGCCAATGTTGCCTACAAAGCCGGATTTAATGGTGCAGGCTATTTTAGTACCTGCTTTAAGGAGTACTATAAAATTTCTCCTTCAGATTATTTAAAGCAGAAACAATAA
- a CDS encoding pectinesterase family protein, giving the protein MKKLDFFVLLFIGLLFFNTGTAQSFSPDIVVDINGSGNFTSIQAAIDAAPAGTPTIIYVKRGLYDKEKLLIPANKTNLTLIGESRTETIISYDIYNCNDGGDGLCPDAKVALWASNTNLVATAATLTIMANDFRAENITIRNTAGPVGQAQALTLRADRNIFVNCDIAAYQDTIYFWTAETSRAYFKSCMILGRTDYIYGRGVGVFNECEIRSFGGAWITAPSSEESQTYGFVFYKCNLTYQPNSPRLGDDGMKIKFGRPWHQYPKVTWLYCTMPAEIDPLGWGDKWNMAYADTDSRLKLYEWMNTGPGADMSGRANWVGIRPLADLTEANLYEPKIVLAGTDNWDPTAIAPTVTVYNWDGGAANTGWLEADNWNPNIVPVASEAANVDGNFTISANGGNFAADLNLLNGAAIDVSANSSTTLLTLNQASISTTTSVSLSGNIKTKGDVTINSSANLNLTAIISGVHQITKSGSGIVQFNSNNSGYIGNLVIQTGELQAKIANSLGKSPKITVKTNGKLTVDLSTAVDVKTALYTEGTASVVLNQDITINEWYIDGVLQPVGIYTAATNASTISGTGKIIIGRPSEFGFLGGLWDDVTKYSPALLPKAGEKVNVNSGITIETTLTTFEGDMYVKTGGTIRLRQIKDSKCLGPVRMAQGSTITYATSGTGFYLNAPIVLEGDVSLTMSSNNVAGNTMDLPGTFSGSSKIIVRNIRDFASAATVKLGGDNSNFTGIWDLTFAAANAGGSSAVNGTVENAFGKGIINLAFNNKAIFNHVKCAGDELNMNITGSSASAVLNVAVAVKKFTLNETQLANGTYNSITHPGLLTGTGSITVNSGSLGLDENVFLEYGMLKVNGIIEDLDVYNLAGQRVYRTKSAVTEINLNNLKNGIYIVRYKISGKQGAVKIYKK; this is encoded by the coding sequence ATGAAAAAACTCGACTTTTTTGTCCTTCTGTTTATAGGACTTCTATTTTTTAATACAGGTACCGCGCAGAGCTTTAGCCCGGATATTGTAGTAGATATTAATGGATCCGGAAATTTTACTTCAATACAGGCTGCAATTGATGCCGCACCTGCCGGAACGCCAACTATTATTTATGTAAAAAGAGGTTTGTACGACAAGGAAAAACTATTAATTCCTGCCAATAAAACCAATTTAACCCTAATTGGGGAGAGCAGGACAGAAACTATTATCTCTTATGATATTTATAATTGTAATGATGGAGGTGACGGTCTGTGTCCTGATGCTAAAGTAGCACTTTGGGCGTCAAATACAAATTTAGTGGCAACGGCAGCAACACTTACTATTATGGCAAATGATTTCAGGGCAGAAAACATAACTATCCGAAATACCGCCGGACCAGTTGGACAGGCACAGGCACTGACACTTCGTGCAGACCGGAATATATTTGTCAATTGTGATATAGCGGCTTATCAGGATACTATTTATTTCTGGACAGCCGAAACTTCACGGGCTTATTTCAAATCCTGTATGATTCTGGGGCGTACTGATTATATCTATGGTCGTGGAGTTGGCGTTTTTAACGAATGTGAGATTAGAAGCTTCGGTGGGGCATGGATAACAGCGCCTTCAAGTGAAGAGTCGCAGACTTACGGTTTTGTATTTTATAAATGTAATTTAACATATCAGCCAAATAGTCCGAGATTAGGTGATGATGGTATGAAAATTAAATTCGGACGCCCATGGCATCAATATCCAAAAGTTACGTGGCTCTATTGTACAATGCCCGCAGAAATCGATCCTCTGGGCTGGGGAGATAAATGGAATATGGCTTATGCCGATACTGACTCAAGACTTAAATTGTATGAGTGGATGAATACTGGTCCTGGTGCTGATATGAGCGGAAGAGCAAACTGGGTAGGTATTCGACCTTTAGCAGATCTGACGGAAGCCAATTTATATGAGCCAAAAATTGTACTGGCAGGTACTGACAATTGGGATCCTACAGCAATAGCTCCAACGGTTACTGTCTATAATTGGGATGGGGGTGCTGCGAATACCGGATGGCTTGAGGCAGATAACTGGAATCCGAATATTGTACCGGTCGCATCAGAAGCTGCAAATGTTGACGGAAATTTTACAATAAGTGCTAATGGCGGAAATTTTGCCGCGGATTTGAATTTATTGAACGGAGCAGCAATTGATGTTTCTGCCAATAGTTCAACAACCTTGCTTACACTTAACCAGGCATCAATTTCCACTACTACCAGTGTATCTTTATCAGGAAATATCAAGACTAAAGGAGATGTCACAATTAACAGTTCTGCTAACCTGAATCTGACAGCTATAATAAGCGGTGTCCACCAGATAACTAAAAGCGGTTCAGGAATAGTTCAGTTCAATAGTAATAATTCAGGTTACATAGGGAATTTAGTTATTCAGACAGGCGAACTTCAGGCTAAAATTGCCAATTCATTAGGAAAATCACCAAAAATAACCGTAAAAACGAATGGAAAACTAACTGTTGATTTGAGTACTGCAGTTGATGTGAAAACAGCACTTTATACAGAAGGAACAGCTTCTGTTGTTCTGAATCAGGATATCACAATTAATGAATGGTATATTGATGGTGTCTTACAGCCAGTTGGTATTTATACAGCTGCTACAAATGCATCCACAATTAGTGGAACAGGTAAAATAATTATCGGAAGACCAAGTGAGTTTGGTTTCTTAGGCGGACTTTGGGATGATGTAACGAAATATTCTCCGGCCTTATTACCAAAAGCAGGTGAAAAAGTGAATGTGAACAGCGGTATCACTATTGAAACCACACTCACCACATTTGAAGGGGATATGTATGTAAAAACAGGTGGAACAATTCGTTTGAGACAAATAAAAGATTCCAAATGTTTAGGGCCGGTAAGAATGGCTCAGGGATCTACTATAACATATGCAACAAGTGGTACAGGTTTCTATCTGAATGCCCCAATTGTTTTAGAGGGAGATGTTTCCCTAACTATGAGTAGTAATAATGTGGCAGGAAACACAATGGATTTACCGGGAACATTTTCAGGAAGCAGTAAAATTATTGTTCGCAACATAAGGGATTTTGCAAGTGCAGCAACGGTAAAATTAGGAGGAGATAACAGTAATTTTACAGGAATCTGGGATTTGACTTTTGCTGCTGCAAATGCTGGAGGTTCATCTGCAGTCAACGGAACTGTTGAAAATGCTTTCGGTAAAGGGATAATCAATCTGGCTTTCAATAACAAAGCTATTTTCAATCATGTAAAATGTGCCGGAGACGAATTAAATATGAATATAACCGGTTCTTCTGCTTCAGCGGTATTAAACGTTGCCGTTGCAGTTAAGAAATTTACGCTAAACGAAACGCAGCTGGCAAACGGAACATACAATTCCATTACACATCCGGGACTGCTTACGGGCACAGGATCAATTACAGTAAATTCGGGAAGTCTGGGTTTAGATGAAAATGTTTTTCTGGAGTATGGTATGTTGAAAGTAAACGGTATTATTGAGGATCTTGATGTTTACAATCTTGCAGGACAACGCGTTTATCGTACAAAATCTGCCGTTACAGAAATAAATCTGAATAATCTGAAAAACGGAATCTACATTGTTCGTTATAAAATCAGTGGAAAACAAGGAGCTGTCAAGATTTATAAAAAGTAA
- a CDS encoding GDSL-type esterase/lipase family protein — translation MKLVLSKLFVVALFFYSIISANAQITLHTIGDSTMANYDESTSDIRGWGMMFQQFFNSGVTVNNRAKNGASSKSFYMEAPYWTTVKQQIKAGDYVIIQFAHNDEKNGGLDGGTDPANPLNGTDYRGTNPQTTYKDYLRKYIDETRALNATPILATSMCRKYFSGGTITRKGLHDLGPDFSLPATDHTYDYAYAMKEVATEKGVQLIDLTTLTKTLVESYGDAASTAQLYVSADSTHPTALLGTLTARLCAQEMVKQNILASNINTSTDVLINPTNCDFGDAYTGQTLTKEVTITGFDLLPATGTFTLSVDNGFLIAPNKTDTFSSTINMNYTGGNLAFTKFYISATQSVGGNKTGTLTVTNGSVTKTVPLKANFITLTGGTEVNLIWGLTANDTYVLQGPAVALDQSQTGMSVQSYAAPANSQTASTTWPAGSGYDTTRKTQRNEPPGGSWPAGEIDEVSTRYTQFGISPAAGTELNVDLISLYVGAAGGNGMRCRISYSTDDFVTTSVVGELTSMTSNTMYAVSKIPVLKIPYGKTLKVRVYPWYNTAAATTGKRICLSDVRIHGVALPATSLGTDDFSKSQLKWMVKDGFMKIENAPENSKIKIYDLNGKQVLKSTSISNDSDVELPKTKGIYIGKVESVEGVKTIKFLVP, via the coding sequence ATGAAATTAGTTTTATCAAAATTATTTGTTGTTGCTTTATTTTTTTACAGCATCATCTCGGCAAATGCACAAATTACGCTTCACACTATTGGCGATTCTACAATGGCAAATTATGACGAAAGTACTTCAGATATAAGAGGCTGGGGAATGATGTTCCAGCAGTTTTTCAATTCAGGAGTTACAGTTAATAATCGCGCAAAAAATGGAGCCAGCAGTAAAAGTTTTTATATGGAAGCTCCGTATTGGACAACCGTAAAGCAACAGATAAAAGCCGGAGATTATGTCATCATTCAGTTTGCTCATAATGACGAGAAAAACGGAGGGCTTGACGGCGGAACAGATCCTGCCAATCCTCTTAACGGAACAGATTATAGAGGTACAAATCCGCAAACAACTTATAAAGATTATCTTAGAAAGTATATTGATGAAACGCGTGCTTTGAATGCTACTCCTATCTTGGCCACGTCTATGTGTAGAAAATATTTTAGTGGAGGCACAATTACTCGTAAAGGACTTCATGATTTAGGTCCGGACTTTAGCCTTCCGGCAACAGACCATACTTATGATTATGCTTATGCTATGAAAGAAGTTGCAACAGAAAAAGGCGTACAGCTTATCGATTTGACTACCTTAACCAAAACCTTAGTTGAATCTTATGGAGATGCTGCCAGTACTGCCCAGCTTTACGTTTCTGCAGATTCTACACATCCAACAGCGTTGTTAGGGACACTAACCGCAAGATTATGCGCTCAGGAAATGGTTAAACAAAATATTTTAGCATCTAATATCAATACATCAACAGATGTTTTAATCAATCCGACTAATTGTGATTTTGGGGATGCCTATACCGGTCAGACCCTTACGAAAGAAGTAACTATTACAGGTTTTGACCTTTTACCAGCTACAGGAACATTTACGCTTTCTGTTGATAATGGTTTTTTAATTGCACCAAACAAAACGGATACTTTTAGTTCTACTATCAATATGAACTATACTGGTGGAAATCTTGCTTTTACAAAGTTTTATATTTCAGCAACACAATCTGTTGGAGGTAATAAAACAGGGACACTTACAGTAACAAACGGAAGCGTAACAAAAACAGTTCCGCTAAAAGCTAATTTTATTACATTAACAGGAGGTACTGAAGTGAACCTTATCTGGGGATTAACTGCTAATGATACTTATGTTTTACAAGGACCAGCCGTTGCTTTGGACCAGTCACAGACAGGTATGTCAGTTCAGTCTTATGCAGCGCCTGCCAATTCTCAAACTGCAAGCACGACATGGCCGGCGGGAAGCGGTTATGACACGACAAGAAAAACTCAAAGGAATGAACCACCAGGAGGCAGTTGGCCTGCCGGAGAAATTGATGAGGTGTCAACACGTTATACTCAGTTCGGAATTTCTCCTGCTGCAGGAACAGAATTAAATGTTGATTTAATAAGTCTATATGTTGGTGCAGCAGGAGGAAACGGTATGAGATGCCGTATTTCATATTCTACGGATGATTTTGTAACCACATCTGTTGTTGGAGAGTTGACGAGTATGACATCAAATACAATGTATGCTGTCTCAAAAATTCCGGTACTTAAAATACCTTATGGAAAAACCTTAAAAGTTCGTGTTTATCCATGGTACAATACTGCAGCAGCTACTACCGGAAAGAGAATTTGTCTTTCGGATGTCAGAATTCATGGAGTTGCTCTTCCTGCAACTAGTCTGGGTACTGATGATTTTTCAAAAAGCCAATTAAAATGGATGGTAAAAGATGGTTTTATGAAGATAGAAAATGCACCGGAAAACAGTAAAATCAAAATCTATGATTTAAACGGAAAACAAGTGCTTAAATCAACCAGCATAAGCAATGATTCAGATGTAGAATTGCCAAAAACAAAAGGAATTTATATTGGTAAAGTTGAATCTGTGGAGGGAGTAAAAACAATTAAGTTTTTAGTTCCTTAA
- a CDS encoding PhoH family protein, with product MNERIIELIDIAPKEFWGAHDSHLEIIKKYYPKLKIVARGTTLKAFGEKEVLDEFEKRFQRLMLHFTRYNNIDDNVIERVIMSDGQDERKSLDHDKILVHGVGGKIIKAMTPNQQLLVDTIKKNDMVFAIGPAGTGKTYTGVAMAVKMLKDKEVKRIILTRPAVEAGENLGFLPGDMKEKLDPYMQPLYDALRDMLPNEKLEDYILKGIIQIAPLAFMRGRTLDNAFVILDEAQNTTHSQMKMFLTRMGKNAKFMITGDPGQVDLPRRTISGLKEAILVLKDIEGIGIIYLDDKDIVRHRLVKKVIDAYKQIENHD from the coding sequence TTGAACGAAAGAATAATTGAGCTAATAGACATCGCTCCTAAAGAATTTTGGGGCGCTCATGACAGCCATTTGGAAATAATTAAAAAGTACTACCCAAAGCTTAAAATCGTAGCACGAGGGACCACTTTAAAGGCTTTTGGCGAAAAAGAAGTTTTAGATGAATTCGAAAAAAGATTTCAGAGGCTTATGCTTCATTTTACCCGATACAACAACATTGATGATAACGTAATTGAACGTGTGATTATGAGCGATGGTCAGGATGAAAGAAAATCATTAGATCATGACAAAATACTGGTTCATGGAGTTGGCGGTAAAATTATAAAAGCCATGACGCCTAATCAGCAATTACTTGTTGATACAATCAAAAAAAATGATATGGTGTTTGCTATTGGTCCTGCAGGAACCGGAAAAACGTATACGGGTGTTGCAATGGCAGTAAAAATGCTGAAAGATAAAGAAGTCAAAAGAATCATCCTTACACGTCCGGCGGTCGAAGCAGGCGAAAATCTTGGTTTTTTACCCGGGGATATGAAGGAAAAACTCGATCCGTACATGCAGCCGCTTTATGATGCTTTGCGTGATATGCTTCCAAACGAAAAACTCGAAGATTACATTTTAAAAGGAATTATTCAGATTGCGCCTTTGGCATTTATGCGCGGACGTACATTAGATAATGCTTTTGTAATTCTGGATGAAGCCCAAAACACCACCCACTCACAGATGAAGATGTTTTTGACCCGTATGGGGAAAAACGCAAAATTCATGATTACGGGAGACCCGGGACAGGTCGATTTGCCAAGAAGAACTATTTCTGGTCTGAAAGAAGCTATTTTGGTACTGAAGGATATTGAAGGAATCGGAATTATTTATCTGGATGACAAAGACATCGTACGTCACAGACTGGTTAAAAAAGTTATTGATGCTTATAAGCAAATAGAGAATCACGATTGA